The genomic window AATTCTTAGCAGATACACAGCGAAAAGGGATTCGCACAGGTGTTTGTAAAGATTTGCATTTCTTGCTCAACTGGGAACACTATCCACTTCCATTAGATAATCCTGAGAAGATTGATTTTTCTAAAGGATGGACAGAAGGGCAACCAGCCTTTTACGCCTTTGACTTTGAAGTTGAGACTCCAAAGGACACCTATTTAGATTGTTCTGAGTTTGGTAAAGGGATTGCCTTTGTCAATGGTCATCATCTAGGACGCTTCTGGAACGTTGGTCCGACCCTATCTCTTTATATTCCACATAGTTACCTCAAAGAGGGTGCCAACCGCATCATTATCTTTGAAACTGAAGGGGAGTACAAAGAGCACATACATTTAACTAGTAAACCTACATTTAAACACATAAAGGGGGAAAACTTATGACAATAGTAGGATGCCGTATCGATGGACGTTTAATCCACGGTCAAGTAGCCAATCTTTGGGCTGGGAAGCTAAATGTTTCTCGCATTATGGTTGTAGACGACGAAGTTGTTAACAACGATATTGAAAAGAGTGGTTTGAAACTTGCTACACCACCAGGTGTAAAACTTAGTATCTTGTCGGTTGAAAAAGCGGCAGCGAATCTTCTTGCTGGTAAATATGATAGCCAACGTCTCTTTATCGTGGCTCGTAAACCAGACCGTTTTCTTGGTTTGGTAGAAGCAGGTGTTCCGCTTGAAACTCTCAATGTCGGCAATATGTCGCAAACACCAGAAACACGTGCTATCACTCGTTCTATCAACGTAGTTGATAAAGACGTGGAAGATTTCCGCAAATTGGCGGAAAAAGGTGTTAAACTTACTGCTCAAATGGTTCCAAATGATCCAGTTTCAGACTTTTTGAGCTTATTAAAATAGGAAAAAATTTTTAGGAGGTCATTGTTATGATACAATGGTGGCAAATTTTACTTCTCACTTTGTACTCAGCTTATCAAATCTGTGATGAGTTGACGATCGTTTCTTCTGCAGGTTCGCCTGTATTCGCTGGTTTCATTACTGGTTTAGTCATGGGAGATTTGACAACTGGTTTGTTTATCGGTGGTAGCTTGCAGTTGTTCGTACTTGGGGTAGGTACCTTCGGTGGTGCTTCTCGTATCGACGCAACTTCTGGTGCGGTTCTTGCGACTGCTTTCTCAGTTTCACAAGGAATCGAAACAGACCTTGCGATCACTACAATCGCTGTACCAGTAGCAGCACTTTTGACTTACTTCGACGTACTTGGTCGTATGACTACAACATTCTTCGCTCACCGTATTGATGCTGCGATCGAACGCTTTGACTACAAAGGAATCGAACGTAACTATCTTCTTGGTGCAGTTCCTTGGGCTCTATCTCGTGCCCTTCCAGTATTCTTCGCCCTTGCTTTCGGTGGAGAATTCGTACAAGGTGTTGTAAACCTTGTTAAAGAATACCAATGGGTTGCAGACGGTTTGACTCTTGCAGGTCGTATGCTTCCAGGTCTTGGATTCGCTATCTTGCTTCGTTACCTTCCAGTTAAACGTAACCTTCACTACCTTGCTATGGGATTCGGTTTGACAGCTATGTTGACTGTACTTTACTCATACGTAACAGGTCTTGGTGGAGCAGTTGCTGGTATCATTGGCACTCTTCCTGCTGACGTTGCTGAAAAAATTGGCTTTGCTAACAACTTCAAAGGATTGTCTATGATCGGTATCTCTATCGTAGGTATCTTCCTTGCGGTTGTTCACTTCAAGAACAGCCAAAAAGTTGCTGTAGCAGCACCTTCTACACCATCAGAAAGTGGGGAAATTGAAGATGACGAATTCTAATTACAAATTAACAAAAGAAGATTTTAATCAAATTAACAAACGTAGCTTGTTCACTTTCCAATTGGGATGGAACTACGAACGTATGCAAGCATCAGGTTACCTTTACATGATCTTGCCACAATTGCGTAAAATGTATGGAGATGGAACTCCTGAGTTGAAAGAAATGATGAAAGTTCATACTCAATTCTTCAACACTTCACCATTCTTCCACACAATCATCGCTGGTTTTGACCTTGCCATGGAAGAAAAAGATGGCGTTGTCTCAAAAGACGCGGTTAACGGTATCAAGACAGGTTTGATGGGACCATTCGCTCCTCTTGGAGATACAATCTTTGGTTCACTTGTACCTGCTATCATGGGATCTATCGCTGCAACAATGGCTATCGCTGGTCAACCTTGGGGTATCTTCCTTTGGATCGCAGTTGCAGTAGCGTATGACATCTTCCGTTGGAAACAGTTGGAATTTGCATACAAAGAAGGGGTTAACCTTATCAACAACATGCAAAGTACTTTGACAGCTTTGATTGAAGCTGCATCTGTACTTGGTGTATTCATGATGGGTGCTCTT from Streptococcus sp. oral taxon 061 includes these protein-coding regions:
- a CDS encoding PTS system mannose/fructose/N-acetylgalactosamine-transporter subunit IIB — encoded protein: MTIVGCRIDGRLIHGQVANLWAGKLNVSRIMVVDDEVVNNDIEKSGLKLATPPGVKLSILSVEKAAANLLAGKYDSQRLFIVARKPDRFLGLVEAGVPLETLNVGNMSQTPETRAITRSINVVDKDVEDFRKLAEKGVKLTAQMVPNDPVSDFLSLLK
- a CDS encoding PTS mannose/fructose/sorbose/N-acetylgalactosamine transporter subunit IIC, with product MIQWWQILLLTLYSAYQICDELTIVSSAGSPVFAGFITGLVMGDLTTGLFIGGSLQLFVLGVGTFGGASRIDATSGAVLATAFSVSQGIETDLAITTIAVPVAALLTYFDVLGRMTTTFFAHRIDAAIERFDYKGIERNYLLGAVPWALSRALPVFFALAFGGEFVQGVVNLVKEYQWVADGLTLAGRMLPGLGFAILLRYLPVKRNLHYLAMGFGLTAMLTVLYSYVTGLGGAVAGIIGTLPADVAEKIGFANNFKGLSMIGISIVGIFLAVVHFKNSQKVAVAAPSTPSESGEIEDDEF
- a CDS encoding PTS system mannose/fructose/sorbose family transporter subunit IID — protein: MTNSNYKLTKEDFNQINKRSLFTFQLGWNYERMQASGYLYMILPQLRKMYGDGTPELKEMMKVHTQFFNTSPFFHTIIAGFDLAMEEKDGVVSKDAVNGIKTGLMGPFAPLGDTIFGSLVPAIMGSIAATMAIAGQPWGIFLWIAVAVAYDIFRWKQLEFAYKEGVNLINNMQSTLTALIEAASVLGVFMMGALVATMINFEISYKLPIGEKMIDFQDILNSIFPRLLPAIFTAFIFWLLGKKGMNSTKAIGIIIVLALALSALGKFALGMGA